The following coding sequences lie in one Chelonia mydas isolate rCheMyd1 chromosome 6, rCheMyd1.pri.v2, whole genome shotgun sequence genomic window:
- the RABEP2 gene encoding rab GTPase-binding effector protein 2 isoform X3, whose translation MGWGGGPAALQEPGVLVAVVGTEPDPDPGGRIQALRGELAAALAEVETLRAVATVSEGTKQEAVATVRRQCQEEVASLQAILKDTISSYEARLAALQQEQHSGGSWGGRELSCPQQQRAQGNPLDSLERQMEKAQEDSERLRSIVLPMEEEIAQLKSKLSRAEGLIQGLRGPEGSLCGSSESLLSDAEAPSRVPPVHPGGEGDEGSGPEGEEELGGGLAFARGCDSISIVSIASSSAGSPRPRRRPSQEHEDTASLLSTGTLVPESIYLPPPGFQLVPNGEWTQLQQEARRHQESWQQLSEQLEAVMQEKLRLQEALKRSSEDCAKQVLVLLDQIQNSEQLLQTLQATVSQTQHRTQEQIADLASSHKRLSYEVQRLSEENEGLRGSRPTPTPAEEPPLPSSVQELQALVRQLQEEAGTLRRASEHHSERLRIEIVTLRERLDEEEAARARLQGVLEAQLGAQREESQVMEASLCSLRSEMERLQQQLGQAEQRAQGLEQDMQRLQGDLTQRDQQGQAWEHEKVQLERIRQAPSLEQVRSIVDGTRLKDVAELKEP comes from the exons atgggctggggggggggccccgCAGCCCTGCAGGAGCCCGGTGtgctggtggcagtggtgggcacGGAGCCGGACCCCGACCCCGGGGGGAGGATCCAGGCGCTGCGGGGGGAGCTGGCGGCCGCGCTGGCCGAGGTCGAGACGCTGCGAGCCGTGGCCACCGTGAGCGAGGGCACCAAGCAGGAGGCCGTGGCCACCGTGCGGcgccagtgccaggaggaggtggCCTCGCTGCAGGCCATCCTCAAAG ACACCATCAGCAGCTACGAGGCACGCCTGGCggccctgcagcaggagcagcacagtGGCGGCTCATGGGGGGGCCGGGAGCTGAGCTGCCCGCAGCAGCAGCGGGCACAGGGAAACCCCCTGGACTCGCTGGAGCGGCAGATGGAGAAG GCGCAGGAGGACTCGGAGCGGCTGCGCAGCATCGTCCTGCCCATGGAGGAGGAGATCGCCCAGCTCAAGAGCAAACTCTCCCGGGCCGAGGGGCTGATCCAGGGGCTGCGGGGGCCTGAG GGCTCACTCTGCGGCTCATCGGAGTCCCTGCTGTCTGATGCGGAGGCTCCCAGCCGGGTGCCCCCTGTccaccctgggggagagggggatgaagGCTCCGGACCGGAGGGTGAAGAGGAGCTGGGAGGTGGCCTGGCCTTCGCCCGTGGCTGCGACAGCATCTCCATTGTCTCCATCGCCAGCTCCAGCGctggctccccccggccccggcgcCGGCCCAGCCAAGAGCATGAGGACACGGCCTCCCTGCTGTCCACCGGCACCCTGGTGCCCGAGAGCATCTACCTGCCGCCCCCTGGCTTCCAGCTGGTGCCTAATGGGGAGTGGACGCAACTGCAGCAGGAG GCCAGGCGgcaccaggagtcctggcagcAGCTGAGCGAGCAGCTGGAGGCGGTGATGCAGGAGAAGCTGCGACTGCAGGAGGCGTTAAAACGGAGCAGCGAGGATTGTGCCAAGCAG GTGCTGGTGCTGCTGGATCAGATCCAGAACtcggagcagctgctgcagaccCTGCAGGCGACCGTGTCCCAGACCCAGCACCGGACCCAGGAGCAGATT gctgacCTGGCTTCATCTCACAAGCGGCTCAGCTACGAGGTGCAGCGGCTGAGCGAGGAGAACGAGGGGCTGCGGGGCTCCCGGCCCACCCCGACCCCTGCTGAGGAGCCACCACTGCCGAGCTCCGTGCAG gaACTGCAGGCCCTGGTGcgccagctgcaggaggaggctgggacCCTGCGCCGAGCCAGTGAGCACCATAGCGAGCGGCTGCGCATTGAGATCGTCACTCTGCGTGAGCGACTGGACGAGGAGGAGGCCGCCCGGGCCCGGCTGCAAGGGGTTCTGGAGGCCCAGCTGGGGGCCCAGCGCGAGGAGAGCC aagtcatggagg CCTCCCTGTGCAGCCTCCGATCAGAGATGGAGAGgctacagcagcagctggggcag gcagagcagcgggcacaggggctggagcaggacatGCAGCGGCTTCAGGGGGACCTGACCCAGCGTGaccagcagggccaggcctgggaACATGAAAAG GTGCAGCTGGAACGGATCCGCCAGGCCCCCTCGCTGGAGCAGGTGCGCAGCATTGTGGACGGGACGCGGCTGAAGGATGTAGCAGAGCTCAAGGAGCCCTGA
- the RABEP2 gene encoding rab GTPase-binding effector protein 2 isoform X2 codes for MGWGGGPAALQEPGVLVAVVGTEPDPDPGGRIQALRGELAAALAEVETLRAVATVSEGTKQEAVATVRRQCQEEVASLQAILKDTISSYEARLAALQQEQHSGGSWGGRELSCPQQQRAQGNPLDSLERQMEKAQEDSERLRSIVLPMEEEIAQLKSKLSRAEGLIQGLRGPEGSLCGSSESLLSDAEAPSRVPPVHPGGEGDEGSGPEGEEELGGGLAFARGCDSISIVSIASSSAGSPRPRRRPSQEHEDTASLLSTGTLVPESIYLPPPGFQLVPNGEWTQLQQEARRHQESWQQLSEQLEAVMQEKLRLQEALKRSSEDCAKQVLVLLDQIQNSEQLLQTLQATVSQTQHRTQEQIADLASSHKRLSYEVQRLSEENEGLRGSRPTPTPAEEPPLPSSVQELQALVRQLQEEAGTLRRASEHHSERLRIEIVTLRERLDEEEAARARLQGVLEAQLGAQREESQVMEASLCSLRSEMERLQQQLGQAEQRAQGLEQDMQRLQGDLTQRDQQGQAWEHEKARLEAALSEQRGKLQRLQAELDTSEQVQRDFVRLSQTLQVQLERIRQAPSLEQVRSIVDGTRLKDVAELKEP; via the exons atgggctggggggggggccccgCAGCCCTGCAGGAGCCCGGTGtgctggtggcagtggtgggcacGGAGCCGGACCCCGACCCCGGGGGGAGGATCCAGGCGCTGCGGGGGGAGCTGGCGGCCGCGCTGGCCGAGGTCGAGACGCTGCGAGCCGTGGCCACCGTGAGCGAGGGCACCAAGCAGGAGGCCGTGGCCACCGTGCGGcgccagtgccaggaggaggtggCCTCGCTGCAGGCCATCCTCAAAG ACACCATCAGCAGCTACGAGGCACGCCTGGCggccctgcagcaggagcagcacagtGGCGGCTCATGGGGGGGCCGGGAGCTGAGCTGCCCGCAGCAGCAGCGGGCACAGGGAAACCCCCTGGACTCGCTGGAGCGGCAGATGGAGAAG GCGCAGGAGGACTCGGAGCGGCTGCGCAGCATCGTCCTGCCCATGGAGGAGGAGATCGCCCAGCTCAAGAGCAAACTCTCCCGGGCCGAGGGGCTGATCCAGGGGCTGCGGGGGCCTGAG GGCTCACTCTGCGGCTCATCGGAGTCCCTGCTGTCTGATGCGGAGGCTCCCAGCCGGGTGCCCCCTGTccaccctgggggagagggggatgaagGCTCCGGACCGGAGGGTGAAGAGGAGCTGGGAGGTGGCCTGGCCTTCGCCCGTGGCTGCGACAGCATCTCCATTGTCTCCATCGCCAGCTCCAGCGctggctccccccggccccggcgcCGGCCCAGCCAAGAGCATGAGGACACGGCCTCCCTGCTGTCCACCGGCACCCTGGTGCCCGAGAGCATCTACCTGCCGCCCCCTGGCTTCCAGCTGGTGCCTAATGGGGAGTGGACGCAACTGCAGCAGGAG GCCAGGCGgcaccaggagtcctggcagcAGCTGAGCGAGCAGCTGGAGGCGGTGATGCAGGAGAAGCTGCGACTGCAGGAGGCGTTAAAACGGAGCAGCGAGGATTGTGCCAAGCAG GTGCTGGTGCTGCTGGATCAGATCCAGAACtcggagcagctgctgcagaccCTGCAGGCGACCGTGTCCCAGACCCAGCACCGGACCCAGGAGCAGATT gctgacCTGGCTTCATCTCACAAGCGGCTCAGCTACGAGGTGCAGCGGCTGAGCGAGGAGAACGAGGGGCTGCGGGGCTCCCGGCCCACCCCGACCCCTGCTGAGGAGCCACCACTGCCGAGCTCCGTGCAG gaACTGCAGGCCCTGGTGcgccagctgcaggaggaggctgggacCCTGCGCCGAGCCAGTGAGCACCATAGCGAGCGGCTGCGCATTGAGATCGTCACTCTGCGTGAGCGACTGGACGAGGAGGAGGCCGCCCGGGCCCGGCTGCAAGGGGTTCTGGAGGCCCAGCTGGGGGCCCAGCGCGAGGAGAGCC aagtcatggagg CCTCCCTGTGCAGCCTCCGATCAGAGATGGAGAGgctacagcagcagctggggcag gcagagcagcgggcacaggggctggagcaggacatGCAGCGGCTTCAGGGGGACCTGACCCAGCGTGaccagcagggccaggcctgggaACATGAAAAG gccaggctggaggCAGCACTGTCCGAGCAGCGGGGGAAGCTGCAGCGGTTGCAGGCGGAGCTGGACACCAGTgagcaggtgcagagagactTTGTCCGCCTCTCGCAGACTCTGCAG GTGCAGCTGGAACGGATCCGCCAGGCCCCCTCGCTGGAGCAGGTGCGCAGCATTGTGGACGGGACGCGGCTGAAGGATGTAGCAGAGCTCAAGGAGCCCTGA
- the RABEP2 gene encoding rab GTPase-binding effector protein 2 isoform X4 → MGWGGGPAALQEPGVLVAVVGTEPDPDPGGRIQALRGELAAALAEVETLRAVATVSEGTKQEAVATVRRQCQEEVASLQAILKDTISSYEARLAALQQEQHSGGSWGGRELSCPQQQRAQGNPLDSLERQMEKAQEDSERLRSIVLPMEEEIAQLKSKLSRAEGLIQGLRGPEGSLCGSSESLLSDAEAPSRVPPVHPGGEGDEGSGPEGEEELGGGLAFARGCDSISIVSIASSSAGSPRPRRRPSQEHEDTASLLSTGTLVPESIYLPPPGFQLVPNGEWTQLQQEARRHQESWQQLSEQLEAVMQEKLRLQEALKRSSEDCAKQVLVLLDQIQNSEQLLQTLQATVSQTQHRTQEQIELQALVRQLQEEAGTLRRASEHHSERLRIEIVTLRERLDEEEAARARLQGVLEAQLGAQREESQVMEASLCSLRSEMERLQQQLGQAEQRAQGLEQDMQRLQGDLTQRDQQGQAWEHEKARLEAALSEQRGKLQRLQAELDTSEQVQRDFVRLSQTLQVPAGGCLGAGAVCNGCSWNGSARPPRWSRCAALWTGRG, encoded by the exons atgggctggggggggggccccgCAGCCCTGCAGGAGCCCGGTGtgctggtggcagtggtgggcacGGAGCCGGACCCCGACCCCGGGGGGAGGATCCAGGCGCTGCGGGGGGAGCTGGCGGCCGCGCTGGCCGAGGTCGAGACGCTGCGAGCCGTGGCCACCGTGAGCGAGGGCACCAAGCAGGAGGCCGTGGCCACCGTGCGGcgccagtgccaggaggaggtggCCTCGCTGCAGGCCATCCTCAAAG ACACCATCAGCAGCTACGAGGCACGCCTGGCggccctgcagcaggagcagcacagtGGCGGCTCATGGGGGGGCCGGGAGCTGAGCTGCCCGCAGCAGCAGCGGGCACAGGGAAACCCCCTGGACTCGCTGGAGCGGCAGATGGAGAAG GCGCAGGAGGACTCGGAGCGGCTGCGCAGCATCGTCCTGCCCATGGAGGAGGAGATCGCCCAGCTCAAGAGCAAACTCTCCCGGGCCGAGGGGCTGATCCAGGGGCTGCGGGGGCCTGAG GGCTCACTCTGCGGCTCATCGGAGTCCCTGCTGTCTGATGCGGAGGCTCCCAGCCGGGTGCCCCCTGTccaccctgggggagagggggatgaagGCTCCGGACCGGAGGGTGAAGAGGAGCTGGGAGGTGGCCTGGCCTTCGCCCGTGGCTGCGACAGCATCTCCATTGTCTCCATCGCCAGCTCCAGCGctggctccccccggccccggcgcCGGCCCAGCCAAGAGCATGAGGACACGGCCTCCCTGCTGTCCACCGGCACCCTGGTGCCCGAGAGCATCTACCTGCCGCCCCCTGGCTTCCAGCTGGTGCCTAATGGGGAGTGGACGCAACTGCAGCAGGAG GCCAGGCGgcaccaggagtcctggcagcAGCTGAGCGAGCAGCTGGAGGCGGTGATGCAGGAGAAGCTGCGACTGCAGGAGGCGTTAAAACGGAGCAGCGAGGATTGTGCCAAGCAG GTGCTGGTGCTGCTGGATCAGATCCAGAACtcggagcagctgctgcagaccCTGCAGGCGACCGTGTCCCAGACCCAGCACCGGACCCAGGAGCAGATT gaACTGCAGGCCCTGGTGcgccagctgcaggaggaggctgggacCCTGCGCCGAGCCAGTGAGCACCATAGCGAGCGGCTGCGCATTGAGATCGTCACTCTGCGTGAGCGACTGGACGAGGAGGAGGCCGCCCGGGCCCGGCTGCAAGGGGTTCTGGAGGCCCAGCTGGGGGCCCAGCGCGAGGAGAGCC aagtcatggagg CCTCCCTGTGCAGCCTCCGATCAGAGATGGAGAGgctacagcagcagctggggcag gcagagcagcgggcacaggggctggagcaggacatGCAGCGGCTTCAGGGGGACCTGACCCAGCGTGaccagcagggccaggcctgggaACATGAAAAG gccaggctggaggCAGCACTGTCCGAGCAGCGGGGGAAGCTGCAGCGGTTGCAGGCGGAGCTGGACACCAGTgagcaggtgcagagagactTTGTCCGCCTCTCGCAGACTCTGCAGGTACCGGCTGGGGGGTGTCTTGGAGCAGGTGCCGTCTGTAATGG GTGCAGCTGGAACGGATCCGCCAGGCCCCCTCGCTGGAGCAGGTGCGCAGCATTGTGGACGGGACGCGGCTGA
- the RABEP2 gene encoding rab GTPase-binding effector protein 2 isoform X1: protein MGWGGGPAALQEPGVLVAVVGTEPDPDPGGRIQALRGELAAALAEVETLRAVATVSEGTKQEAVATVRRQCQEEVASLQAILKDTISSYEARLAALQQEQHSGGSWGGRELSCPQQQRAQGNPLDSLERQMEKAQEDSERLRSIVLPMEEEIAQLKSKLSRAEGLIQGLRGPEGSLCGSSESLLSDAEAPSRVPPVHPGGEGDEGSGPEGEEELGGGLAFARGCDSISIVSIASSSAGSPRPRRRPSQEHEDTASLLSTGTLVPESIYLPPPGFQLVPNGEWTQLQQEARRHQESWQQLSEQLEAVMQEKLRLQEALKRSSEDCAKQVLVLLDQIQNSEQLLQTLQATVSQTQHRTQEQIADLASSHKRLSYEVQRLSEENEGLRGSRPTPTPAEEPPLPSSVQELQALVRQLQEEAGTLRRASEHHSERLRIEIVTLRERLDEEEAARARLQGVLEAQLGAQREESQVMEASLCSLRSEMERLQQQLGQAEQRAQGLEQDMQRLQGDLTQRDQQGQAWEHEKARLEAALSEQRGKLQRLQAELDTSEQVQRDFVRLSQTLQVPAGGCLGAGAVCNGCSWNGSARPPRWSRCAALWTGRG, encoded by the exons atgggctggggggggggccccgCAGCCCTGCAGGAGCCCGGTGtgctggtggcagtggtgggcacGGAGCCGGACCCCGACCCCGGGGGGAGGATCCAGGCGCTGCGGGGGGAGCTGGCGGCCGCGCTGGCCGAGGTCGAGACGCTGCGAGCCGTGGCCACCGTGAGCGAGGGCACCAAGCAGGAGGCCGTGGCCACCGTGCGGcgccagtgccaggaggaggtggCCTCGCTGCAGGCCATCCTCAAAG ACACCATCAGCAGCTACGAGGCACGCCTGGCggccctgcagcaggagcagcacagtGGCGGCTCATGGGGGGGCCGGGAGCTGAGCTGCCCGCAGCAGCAGCGGGCACAGGGAAACCCCCTGGACTCGCTGGAGCGGCAGATGGAGAAG GCGCAGGAGGACTCGGAGCGGCTGCGCAGCATCGTCCTGCCCATGGAGGAGGAGATCGCCCAGCTCAAGAGCAAACTCTCCCGGGCCGAGGGGCTGATCCAGGGGCTGCGGGGGCCTGAG GGCTCACTCTGCGGCTCATCGGAGTCCCTGCTGTCTGATGCGGAGGCTCCCAGCCGGGTGCCCCCTGTccaccctgggggagagggggatgaagGCTCCGGACCGGAGGGTGAAGAGGAGCTGGGAGGTGGCCTGGCCTTCGCCCGTGGCTGCGACAGCATCTCCATTGTCTCCATCGCCAGCTCCAGCGctggctccccccggccccggcgcCGGCCCAGCCAAGAGCATGAGGACACGGCCTCCCTGCTGTCCACCGGCACCCTGGTGCCCGAGAGCATCTACCTGCCGCCCCCTGGCTTCCAGCTGGTGCCTAATGGGGAGTGGACGCAACTGCAGCAGGAG GCCAGGCGgcaccaggagtcctggcagcAGCTGAGCGAGCAGCTGGAGGCGGTGATGCAGGAGAAGCTGCGACTGCAGGAGGCGTTAAAACGGAGCAGCGAGGATTGTGCCAAGCAG GTGCTGGTGCTGCTGGATCAGATCCAGAACtcggagcagctgctgcagaccCTGCAGGCGACCGTGTCCCAGACCCAGCACCGGACCCAGGAGCAGATT gctgacCTGGCTTCATCTCACAAGCGGCTCAGCTACGAGGTGCAGCGGCTGAGCGAGGAGAACGAGGGGCTGCGGGGCTCCCGGCCCACCCCGACCCCTGCTGAGGAGCCACCACTGCCGAGCTCCGTGCAG gaACTGCAGGCCCTGGTGcgccagctgcaggaggaggctgggacCCTGCGCCGAGCCAGTGAGCACCATAGCGAGCGGCTGCGCATTGAGATCGTCACTCTGCGTGAGCGACTGGACGAGGAGGAGGCCGCCCGGGCCCGGCTGCAAGGGGTTCTGGAGGCCCAGCTGGGGGCCCAGCGCGAGGAGAGCC aagtcatggagg CCTCCCTGTGCAGCCTCCGATCAGAGATGGAGAGgctacagcagcagctggggcag gcagagcagcgggcacaggggctggagcaggacatGCAGCGGCTTCAGGGGGACCTGACCCAGCGTGaccagcagggccaggcctgggaACATGAAAAG gccaggctggaggCAGCACTGTCCGAGCAGCGGGGGAAGCTGCAGCGGTTGCAGGCGGAGCTGGACACCAGTgagcaggtgcagagagactTTGTCCGCCTCTCGCAGACTCTGCAGGTACCGGCTGGGGGGTGTCTTGGAGCAGGTGCCGTCTGTAATGG GTGCAGCTGGAACGGATCCGCCAGGCCCCCTCGCTGGAGCAGGTGCGCAGCATTGTGGACGGGACGCGGCTGA